A DNA window from Vagococcus penaei contains the following coding sequences:
- a CDS encoding CAP domain-containing protein, with protein sequence MKNNKKISLILVSSATLVSLFGIANTEIVPVSLQTYHVEAARTPQGPWIRENKVVKISARNQNIYNDFNWKFRQSTNNVYNKIYKVTGKYNHENGFTYYSLYENNRWSGYINANFVQNADPQGPWIKENKTVTVVSRNQSIYNNFDWDVRQSSNNIYGKEYKVTGKYHHQNGFIYYSLYSNGKWQGYINSNFTREGTPQGPWIKENKTVTVVSYNQSIYNNFDWDVRQSSNNIYGKEYKVTGKYHHQNGFIYYSLYSNGKWQGYINSNFTREGTPQGPWHRENRFVEVNTQNGYTYNDFNWNNRNRLSNLVGKKLKATGKYHHMNGTTYYSLSDSQGKWQGYLEANKVSDYVDESNQTTALEAEVEQKVTSMINRHRQANGRPHLKSRQRLSGAARVRAEELETYYSHTRPDGAHFSTVLGETGVPEFQTSGENILKYTTNKTVDADYLANKMFNGWKNSQGHNENMLNRKFEEMAVAVYINGEAYYGVTLLYTPYRG encoded by the coding sequence ATGAAAAATAATAAAAAAATAAGCTTAATCTTAGTAAGTTCTGCTACCTTAGTTAGTTTGTTTGGCATTGCGAATACAGAAATTGTTCCGGTTAGCCTACAAACATATCATGTCGAAGCCGCAAGAACGCCTCAAGGTCCTTGGATTAGAGAAAATAAAGTTGTCAAGATTTCGGCTAGAAACCAAAATATTTATAATGATTTCAACTGGAAATTTCGTCAATCTACTAATAATGTCTATAATAAAATATATAAAGTAACAGGAAAGTATAATCATGAGAATGGATTTACTTATTATTCTCTTTATGAGAATAATCGTTGGAGTGGTTATATTAATGCCAATTTTGTTCAAAATGCAGATCCTCAAGGTCCTTGGATCAAAGAAAATAAAACAGTTACGGTCGTTAGTCGCAATCAATCAATTTATAATAATTTTGATTGGGATGTTCGCCAATCTAGTAATAACATCTATGGTAAAGAGTATAAAGTCACTGGAAAATATCACCACCAAAATGGTTTTATATATTACTCATTGTATTCAAATGGTAAATGGCAAGGTTATATTAACTCAAACTTTACACGAGAAGGGACGCCTCAAGGTCCTTGGATCAAAGAAAATAAAACAGTCACGGTCGTTAGTTACAATCAATCAATTTATAATAATTTTGATTGGGATGTTCGCCAATCTAGTAATAACATCTATGGTAAAGAGTATAAAGTCACTGGAAAATATCACCACCAAAACGGTTTTATATATTATTCATTGTATTCAAATGGTAAATGGCAAGGCTATATTAACTCAAACTTTACACGAGAAGGGACGCCTCAAGGTCCATGGCATCGTGAGAATCGCTTTGTTGAAGTTAATACACAGAATGGATATACCTACAATGATTTTAACTGGAACAATCGAAATAGATTATCGAATCTTGTTGGTAAAAAGCTGAAAGCAACGGGTAAATATCATCATATGAATGGTACTACATATTATTCTTTATCTGATAGTCAAGGTAAGTGGCAGGGTTATTTGGAAGCTAATAAGGTGAGTGACTATGTAGATGAGTCTAATCAAACAACGGCTTTAGAAGCTGAAGTTGAACAAAAAGTAACTAGTATGATCAATCGTCACCGTCAAGCTAATGGACGTCCACATCTAAAAAGTCGTCAGCGATTATCTGGTGCAGCTAGAGTTAGAGCAGAGGAACTAGAAACATATTATTCTCATACGCGTCCGGATGGGGCTCATTTTAGCACGGTATTAGGTGAGACAGGTGTTCCTGAATTTCAAACAAGTGGGGAAAATATTTTAAAATATACTACGAATAAAACTGTAGATGCTGATTATTTAGCCAATAAAATGTTTAATGGTTGGAAAAATAGTCAAGGTCATAATGAAAATATGTTAAATCGAAAGTTTGAAGAAATGGCTGTTGCGGTTTATATTAACGGTGAAGCTTATTATGGTGTTACGCTATTATATACCCCTTATCGAGGTTAA
- a CDS encoding ABC transporter ATP-binding protein — MIELNKVNVSYGKKKILQDISMTFVSGEVVGLVAPNGTGKSTLLNALMNHVAVQSGTITFDQHLTYKNEKTRMKIYRMISIMPDQNDLYAHLTGWEHLKMYKGIWKAKKINLKQLVARLGMSHYVGQKVKTYSLGMKQRLCFAMQIACDTQIMLMDEVMNGLDPNNVELISEVIDEKRQEGKTILIASHLLENLHQYADRIFFIENGQLELFTADQQEDNAIYLKLSKVDYELLVEKVGVEMFPIEIDHAVLVDVSQKEYRQLLINHLDDLDIMSYSVQPMDLTDTYKLKYLK; from the coding sequence ATGATTGAATTGAACAAAGTAAACGTCTCTTATGGTAAGAAAAAAATCTTACAAGATATTTCTATGACGTTTGTTTCTGGGGAAGTAGTTGGTCTAGTTGCACCTAATGGTACAGGAAAGAGTACACTCTTAAATGCCTTAATGAATCATGTCGCTGTTCAATCTGGGACAATCACATTCGATCAGCATCTAACCTATAAAAACGAGAAAACACGAATGAAAATTTATCGGATGATTTCCATCATGCCTGATCAAAATGATTTATATGCGCATTTAACAGGTTGGGAACATCTAAAAATGTACAAAGGTATTTGGAAGGCTAAAAAGATTAATTTAAAACAATTAGTCGCACGTTTAGGCATGTCACACTATGTTGGTCAGAAAGTAAAGACTTATTCACTAGGGATGAAACAGCGACTATGTTTTGCTATGCAAATTGCTTGTGATACCCAAATTATGTTAATGGATGAGGTAATGAACGGATTAGACCCTAATAATGTCGAGTTGATTTCGGAAGTCATTGATGAAAAACGCCAAGAAGGTAAGACTATTTTGATTGCGTCACATTTATTAGAAAATTTGCATCAGTATGCGGACCGAATCTTTTTTATTGAAAATGGTCAACTTGAATTATTTACAGCTGATCAACAAGAAGACAATGCTATTTACTTGAAGTTATCAAAGGTTGATTACGAGTTATTAGTAGAAAAAGTTGGCGTTGAGATGTTTCCGATAGAGATTGACCATGCTGTATTAGTAGATGTCAGTCAAAAAGAGTACCGACAATTATTGATTAATCATTTGGACGATTTGGATATTATGTCCTATAGTGTTCAACCAATGGACTTAACAGATACTTATAAATTAAAATATCTAAAATAA
- a CDS encoding PASTA domain-containing protein codes for MENSQDPFNQKPMTRRVRKKRRRTHTLTQNEPVSTQIVNAISDDDMYYLNDAGQVVHRIRKKRKKTSNNHSQTSNVMAPPKKHPYLPLLVLLALITGMMTILINCYQPIAIPDFTTKSIQVAKKWSEKYDIPITTQDVFIPNQKNGQVLKQTVDSVNQSLTLLVSTQKPEKADLVDLPDFKGKSRADVQSWAKLHRINVTMTNVESTAPVDTVINQSILPETLVNLNTVLHVTISKKRPQLTVPDYSQKSLSELKADSSRLKEVTIQERFSETIPYGKLISQLPKKGEVIDLDEYPNPLINLVYSIGRPYLPAYFGQMEQDIPCLIERDFTSKGAKVTFQTYDVPSSYSKGSIVEMNKFNQYIPLDFHVKFGISTGYTDYTADPSFYCEYNEK; via the coding sequence CGTCGTGTAAGGAAAAAACGACGTCGTACTCATACGCTAACTCAAAACGAGCCTGTCTCTACTCAAATAGTAAATGCTATCTCAGATGATGATATGTATTATTTAAATGACGCTGGTCAAGTTGTTCATAGAATTCGTAAAAAACGCAAGAAAACATCAAATAACCACTCGCAAACATCTAATGTTATGGCACCGCCTAAAAAGCATCCTTATTTACCGCTTTTAGTTTTACTTGCTCTAATTACAGGTATGATGACCATTTTGATAAATTGCTATCAACCAATCGCGATTCCTGATTTTACGACTAAATCAATACAAGTGGCAAAAAAATGGAGCGAAAAATATGATATTCCTATAACAACGCAAGACGTTTTTATTCCGAATCAAAAAAATGGTCAAGTTCTGAAGCAAACAGTTGATTCTGTTAATCAATCGCTCACGTTACTTGTGAGTACACAAAAGCCTGAAAAAGCTGATTTAGTTGATTTACCTGATTTTAAAGGTAAATCACGTGCAGATGTACAGTCATGGGCAAAACTGCACCGAATCAATGTGACTATGACTAATGTTGAATCTACAGCACCAGTGGATACGGTGATTAATCAGTCCATCTTACCAGAAACGTTAGTGAACCTTAATACAGTGCTACATGTGACAATTTCTAAAAAACGTCCTCAGCTAACAGTACCAGATTATAGTCAAAAGTCTCTATCTGAGTTAAAGGCTGATAGTAGTCGCTTAAAAGAAGTGACTATTCAAGAGCGTTTTTCAGAAACTATTCCATATGGAAAACTAATTAGTCAGTTACCAAAAAAAGGGGAAGTTATCGATTTAGATGAGTATCCTAACCCACTGATTAATCTCGTTTATTCGATTGGTAGACCATATTTGCCAGCTTATTTTGGTCAAATGGAACAAGATATTCCATGTCTTATTGAACGTGATTTTACATCAAAAGGTGCCAAAGTAACGTTTCAAACTTATGACGTTCCATCAAGTTATTCAAAGGGTAGTATTGTGGAAATGAATAAGTTTAACCAATATATACCTCTTGATTTTCATGTGAAATTTGGAATCAGTACTGGATACACTGATTACACAGCTGATCCATCTTTTTATTGTGAATACAACGAAAAATAA